In the genome of Candidatus Baltobacteraceae bacterium, one region contains:
- the ligA gene encoding NAD-dependent DNA ligase LigA has translation MRTKGGPSGSAARGAAEPQAERLLAEARAEELRAQIEEANYRYYVLDDPAMTDAEYDVLFRELLDLEQRHPELRTPDSPTQRVGAPASERFGSYEHARPMLSLANAVSDDELRAFDERARKAAGGPVEYVCELKIDGLAIALDYERGAMVRGGTRGDGRTGEDVTANLRTVKSLPLRLRESPAFVEVRGEVFLGKSDFEKLNLAREKSGLPVFANPRNAASGGVRQLDPKLTAERRLSFFAYQIAELRDGVNLETQWDSLELVKRFGFPVNPNVRRAGTIEDVVAYCRQWEAGRDELDYEIDGVVIKVNDLALQERLGVVARDPRWAIAFKFKPREARTKLRDILVTVGRTGTLNPNAVLEPVQIGGVTVKSATLHNAEYIASNDIRIGDTVLVTRAGDVIPRVVGPIASERTGKERRFKMPDRCPVCGSAVDHPPGEAMSRCTNASCPAQVYERVRHYASRGAMDIEGLGDVLAEQLTSGGYVKNIADLYSLDLDTLLSVPRMGKKSAGNVLAAIEKSKQRGLARLLNGLGIRFVGEQTATILAGDFGSIDAIEAATEDELKASEGIGPEVAASVGLFFTQRANVQMIERLRQAGVAVTAPKRARAAAGALAGKTFVLTGTLPALTREQAAEMIVAAGGKVTGSVSKKTDYVVVGSEPGSKLVKAQELGITILDEDGLKSLLP, from the coding sequence ATGAGAACGAAGGGGGGCCCCAGCGGCTCTGCCGCGCGGGGGGCGGCGGAGCCGCAGGCGGAGCGCCTGTTAGCCGAGGCTCGAGCGGAAGAGCTGCGCGCGCAGATCGAGGAGGCGAACTACCGCTATTACGTCCTCGACGATCCGGCTATGACCGATGCCGAGTACGACGTGCTGTTTCGCGAGCTGCTGGACCTCGAACAGCGCCATCCGGAACTGCGCACGCCCGATTCGCCTACTCAGCGCGTCGGTGCGCCCGCTTCCGAGCGTTTCGGGTCGTACGAGCACGCGCGGCCGATGCTCAGCTTGGCGAACGCGGTTTCCGACGACGAGCTGCGCGCGTTCGACGAGCGCGCGCGCAAGGCGGCGGGCGGTCCGGTCGAATACGTGTGCGAGCTCAAGATCGACGGCTTGGCGATCGCGCTCGACTACGAACGCGGCGCGATGGTGCGGGGCGGCACTCGCGGCGACGGCCGTACCGGTGAAGACGTCACGGCGAACTTGCGAACCGTCAAAAGCCTTCCGCTGCGGTTGCGCGAGTCGCCCGCATTCGTAGAAGTGCGCGGCGAGGTTTTCCTCGGTAAAAGCGATTTCGAGAAACTCAATCTCGCGCGGGAAAAAAGCGGCTTACCGGTTTTCGCCAATCCGCGCAATGCGGCGTCGGGCGGCGTACGTCAGCTCGATCCAAAACTCACCGCCGAGCGGCGATTGTCGTTCTTCGCGTATCAAATCGCGGAGCTGCGCGACGGTGTGAACCTCGAGACGCAGTGGGATTCGTTAGAACTCGTCAAGCGCTTCGGTTTCCCTGTCAATCCCAACGTGCGGCGCGCGGGCACGATCGAAGACGTCGTCGCGTACTGCCGGCAGTGGGAAGCCGGGCGCGACGAGCTCGATTACGAGATCGACGGCGTCGTCATCAAGGTGAACGATCTCGCGCTGCAAGAGCGCTTGGGCGTCGTGGCGCGCGATCCGCGCTGGGCGATCGCGTTCAAGTTCAAGCCGCGCGAGGCGCGGACGAAGCTGCGCGACATCCTCGTTACCGTGGGGCGCACCGGAACGCTAAATCCCAATGCCGTGCTCGAGCCGGTGCAGATCGGCGGCGTGACGGTCAAGAGCGCGACCTTGCACAACGCCGAGTACATCGCGAGCAACGACATACGCATCGGCGACACGGTGCTCGTCACGCGCGCGGGCGACGTGATCCCGCGAGTCGTCGGACCGATTGCGTCGGAACGGACCGGCAAAGAACGGCGCTTCAAAATGCCCGACCGGTGTCCCGTGTGCGGCTCGGCGGTCGATCATCCGCCGGGCGAAGCGATGTCGCGATGCACGAACGCGTCGTGTCCGGCGCAAGTGTACGAGCGCGTTCGCCACTACGCGTCGCGCGGTGCGATGGATATCGAAGGTCTGGGCGACGTGCTCGCCGAGCAGCTGACCTCGGGCGGCTACGTCAAAAACATTGCCGATCTCTACTCGCTCGATCTCGACACGCTCTTGTCGGTTCCCCGCATGGGGAAGAAGAGTGCCGGCAACGTGCTCGCCGCGATCGAAAAATCAAAGCAGCGCGGCTTGGCGCGCCTGCTCAACGGACTGGGCATCCGCTTTGTCGGCGAACAGACTGCGACGATTCTCGCCGGCGATTTTGGTTCGATCGACGCAATCGAAGCCGCGACCGAAGACGAGCTCAAAGCCAGCGAAGGTATCGGTCCCGAGGTGGCCGCGAGCGTTGGGTTGTTCTTCACGCAACGCGCGAACGTGCAGATGATCGAGCGTCTGCGCCAGGCCGGCGTGGCCGTCACCGCGCCCAAACGCGCGCGCGCGGCGGCCGGCGCGTTAGCCGGGAAGACGTTCGTGTTGACCGGAACGCTGCCGGCGCTCACGCGCGAACAAGCCGCGGAGATGATCGTTGCGGCCGGCGGTAAGGTGACCGGCTCGGTAAGCAAAAAAACCGATTACGTCGTCGTCGGAAGCGAGCCGGGGAGCAAGCTCGTAAAGGCCCAAGAGCTCGGCATCACGATTCTCGACGAAGACGGCTTGAAGTCGCTGCTGCCTTAG
- a CDS encoding VOC family protein, whose amino-acid sequence MARFSIVMLVCSDLVRSRSFYKDVMGLRVISDHMPRWVEFELGDGTTLGLHNKSELLAVRPGSLQLGFTVDNVDKFVADCVALVVPVFQDPYDESFGRVAVIGDPDGYPIQVSTPKK is encoded by the coding sequence ATGGCTCGATTTTCAATCGTGATGCTGGTCTGCTCCGACTTGGTTCGTTCGCGCAGCTTTTACAAAGACGTGATGGGTCTGCGCGTCATCTCCGACCACATGCCGCGCTGGGTCGAGTTCGAGCTCGGCGACGGCACGACGCTGGGTCTGCACAATAAAAGCGAGCTGCTGGCCGTGCGTCCCGGCTCGCTGCAGCTCGGCTTCACCGTCGACAACGTCGACAAGTTCGTCGCGGACTGCGTCGCGCTCGTCGTACCGGTCTTTCAAGATCCATACGACGAGTCGTTCGGGCGCGTCGCCGTTATCGGCGACCCCGACGGTTATCCGATTCAAGTTTCCACGCCCAAGAAATGA
- a CDS encoding spherulation-specific family 4 protein gives MSVRPYFLLLAAAATVSLLGCSAHALTPNAPDFAPSAHRTYRSPLTPGVVIPLYVQPGKTWKAVIKAKLAHSSVPIVLIANVDNGPGTAVDSNYVTFIEKAQMAGIYVLGYVYTKYGKRSATQVDADIARWEAFYLTDGIFLDQMAPNAPSYYQAATTYAHAHSLWFVMGNPGSDALGSSGPDVINFYERAGYPKLGFLREPAHVSYGSGKWSYIAGAVPFNAAKIKATAKYVAYLYATDGKEPECYCRLPSYFASLVALLDPN, from the coding sequence GTGAGCGTTCGCCCCTATTTTCTTTTGCTCGCAGCAGCAGCGACCGTTAGCCTGCTCGGCTGCTCTGCGCACGCGTTGACGCCGAACGCGCCTGACTTCGCGCCCAGCGCGCACCGCACGTATCGTTCGCCGCTGACGCCGGGCGTCGTCATACCGCTCTACGTGCAGCCCGGCAAAACCTGGAAGGCCGTCATCAAGGCGAAGCTCGCGCACTCATCCGTGCCGATCGTCTTGATCGCCAACGTCGACAACGGGCCGGGCACCGCGGTCGACTCGAACTACGTCACCTTTATCGAAAAAGCTCAAATGGCGGGCATCTACGTGCTCGGCTACGTTTACACGAAGTACGGTAAGCGCTCCGCCACGCAAGTCGACGCCGACATCGCGCGTTGGGAAGCATTCTATCTCACCGACGGCATCTTTCTCGACCAGATGGCGCCCAACGCGCCATCGTACTATCAAGCCGCGACGACGTACGCGCACGCACACAGCCTGTGGTTCGTCATGGGAAATCCCGGCAGCGACGCTCTGGGCAGCTCGGGGCCGGACGTCATCAACTTCTACGAGCGCGCCGGGTATCCGAAACTCGGATTCTTACGCGAACCCGCGCACGTGTCGTATGGCAGCGGTAAATGGAGCTACATCGCCGGTGCGGTACCGTTCAATGCCGCGAAAATCAAGGCAACCGCAAAATACGTCGCCTATCTCTACGCCACCGACGGAAAAGAGCCGGAATGTTACTGCCGGCTCCCGTCGTATTTCGCCTCGCTCGTCGCGCTGCTCGATCCGAACTAA
- a CDS encoding SMP-30/gluconolactonase/LRE family protein — translation MERIRPTLFFIAIVAGALLAACGGGSAPAGFFSSGSPLPGLRLSPEAVTVVVKPHALSFSSLGTSFAQKVVVSEKGYKDKFVEHTTCKGIAKAAPLSGEGPKLTVKVTPLGTGTCAITFQDAKKHKSKLAIVVSTTKPTPSPSSSPTPYSTPTPTPCPSCPTPTPRPTSTPNAGTIFVTYAASTAHPNVVAYDAQGNKKTTGTWGSSGSSPQSIAWAPGDLNWFYVVNGGTNTVKVYSSSGGQLSSFFTGVTAAGAMAYPSGVSNLLYVASTSQHTIYAYDEDGNVKSAVTFPSSGIDTNLGGIAYDSHMSRIYVANTSSGKVEYYSTSGSLGSSISSPCTCTPSTIAFDSNNNHIYVWWSGTGGGMSAYDETGSTVTLTGGSGTPFGGLSSPNAIVANTVNGYLYITDGTSVKVFDATGATISTLGTFSPGFTVTSANGMTIKP, via the coding sequence GGCGGCGGCAGCGCTCCGGCCGGGTTCTTTTCATCCGGCTCGCCGCTTCCCGGGCTTCGGCTTTCGCCCGAAGCAGTTACAGTCGTCGTCAAGCCGCACGCACTCTCGTTTAGCAGCCTCGGAACGTCGTTCGCACAGAAAGTCGTCGTCTCCGAAAAAGGCTACAAAGACAAGTTCGTCGAGCACACCACGTGCAAAGGCATCGCCAAAGCGGCACCGCTCTCCGGCGAAGGGCCGAAGCTGACGGTAAAGGTGACGCCGCTCGGTACGGGCACGTGCGCGATCACGTTTCAAGACGCCAAAAAGCATAAATCGAAACTTGCAATCGTCGTCAGCACCACCAAGCCGACGCCGTCCCCGAGCTCGTCGCCGACGCCTTACTCCACGCCCACGCCCACACCGTGCCCGTCTTGTCCCACCCCGACGCCCCGACCAACCTCCACGCCGAATGCCGGAACGATCTTCGTTACGTACGCGGCTTCCACCGCGCACCCCAACGTCGTCGCCTACGACGCCCAAGGTAATAAGAAAACGACCGGCACGTGGGGCAGCTCGGGAAGCAGTCCGCAGAGCATCGCATGGGCGCCAGGCGATCTGAATTGGTTCTACGTGGTCAACGGTGGCACCAACACCGTAAAAGTCTATTCATCATCGGGTGGACAGCTCTCCAGCTTCTTCACCGGGGTAACTGCAGCCGGAGCGATGGCGTACCCGTCGGGAGTTTCGAACCTCCTCTACGTCGCGTCGACGAGCCAGCATACGATCTACGCGTACGACGAAGACGGCAACGTCAAGTCTGCCGTTACGTTCCCGAGCAGCGGCATCGACACGAACCTCGGCGGGATCGCGTACGATTCGCACATGTCGCGAATCTACGTGGCGAATACGTCGAGCGGCAAAGTCGAATATTACTCGACGAGCGGTTCGCTCGGCAGCTCGATCTCGTCGCCGTGCACGTGCACGCCCAGCACGATCGCGTTCGATTCGAATAACAACCACATCTATGTGTGGTGGAGCGGGACCGGCGGCGGCATGTCGGCGTACGACGAGACCGGCAGCACCGTGACGCTAACGGGAGGTTCGGGAACCCCCTTCGGCGGGTTGTCGTCGCCCAATGCCATCGTCGCCAACACGGTTAACGGCTATCTCTATATAACCGACGGCACGAGCGTCAAAGTCTTCGATGCAACTGGCGCGACGATCTCAACCCTAGGAACGTTCTCGCCCGGATTTACCGTCACGTCGGCTAACGGCATGACCATCAAGCCGTAG